The following DNA comes from Myxococcales bacterium.
GCCTTGGTCTCGAGCAGCGGCCAGTGCGTCACCTACTCGCTCTGCCACGGGGCTGACGACGCCGGCACCTACAAACCCACGAGCGTGAACTTCAAGAACCTGCAGGTCAGCGGGGGTACGTGCAGCCCCAAGACCACCGGCACGAAGAACATCGTTGCTCCGACCTGGGACAAGGCCGTGCGCGCCTGCGGGGACGCGTCGGGGGCGGGTAAAGGCTGCGGCACCACGGGCGCCTGCCTGCCCAAACCCAAGGCTCCGTTTGGTACCGGGCTGTGTGTCTACAAAACCGGCGATGTCGCATGTCCTAGCGGCGCGTACTCGCAGAAGAAGCTCAGCTACTTGAACTTCACGGACAACCGCGACTGCGACGCCTGCGCCTGCGGCAGCGCGTCGAGCGGGACGTGCTCCAACCCCAGCTTGAAAATCTACACCGACGCCTGTGTCACCAACGAGCAGACCGTGACGGCGAACGCCTGTGTGCTCGCGAGCAACGACCCGACGACCCAGTCCGGCGGTTGTGCAGGATTCCCGGCGGATACCCGGGGCGCGAAGCTCACGGCGACGGTCAGTGGCGCGACCTGTCCAGCTTCCGGCGGACAAGTGACCGGCAGCGCGGCGCCGACGGAGCCGGTCACGTTCTGCTGTCTGTGACCGCGCGAGCTCGAGTGACCGCGGCTGGCGTCCGCGCTATGGCTGGCACGGCGTGAGTGTTTCCCGCAGGCAGTGGCTGGCCCTGTGCGTCGGTGCGCCGATCGCGACGGCGAGCTGTCGGCGTTCGCCGCGGGAGATCCCCGGTGCGATCGTGGGTGGCAGCGCGAACGTCGGGCATCGTCTGCGCGAGGCGAGCGTCGAGCGCGCCACGGGCGAGAGCCAGCGGGTGAAGGTTGCCGTCGTCGGCTCGGGACCGAGCGGGCTCTCGGCCGCCTGGCGGCTCGAGCGCGCCGGGCTCAAGGACTACGTGGTGCTCGAGCTCGAGTCCCAACCGGGGGGCACCAGCACCTACGGAACCGACGGTGTTGTCCCACACCCGTGGGGCGCTCACTACGTTCCGGTCCCCACGAGCGCCAATCGTGCGCTCGTCGCGCTGCTCGACGAGATGGGAGCGCTCGACGCCCGTGGGCCCGACGGTGAGCCCCGGGGACGGGAGGAGCTCCTGGTGCGCGAGCCCGAGGAGCGTGTGTTCGTGGAGGGCCGCTGGTACGAGGGCCTGTACCCGAGCGCCATTGCTTCGCCCGAGGATCTAGCGGAGCTCGAGCGCTTCCAGCAAGAGATCGCGCGCTGGGTGAGGTTCCGCGACGCGCGGGGTCGGCGTGCGTTTGCATTGCCGCTGCGGCAGTCGAGCGATGACGCGGAGGTGACGGCGCTCGACAAACTGAGCGCCGAGCGCTGGCTGGCCGATCGCGGCCTGACCGGCGCGATCTTGCGCTGGTGGGTCGAGTACGCTTGTCGCGACGACTATGGGTTGTCCCTCGCGGACACGAGCGCGTGGGCGATGCTGTTCTACTTCTGCTCCCGGGTGCCGGCCGCCCGGGTCGAGAGCGCACCGTTCATCGCGTGGCCGGAAGGCAACGGCCGCATCGTGCGGCATCTGGCGGGAGTCGTCGGTTCGCGCCTCTCCACCGGACAGCTGGTGGCGGACGTGGTGCCGGGTGAGAGTGAGGTCGAGCTTTCGGTCTTCGACGTGGGCGCCGGCAGACTGCGCCGCGTCGTGGCAGAACACGTGATCTTGGCGCTGCCGAAGTTCGTCGTGGCGCGAGTGCTCAGGCCGTTCCGCGAGAGTCCGCCCGCGCATCTGGGCGCGTTCGAGTACGGCGCCTGGTGGGTGGCGAATCTACACCTCCGTCGCCGCCCGAAGAGTCCCGGGGACGGCACGGCTTGGGACAACGTGATCTATGGAGGGGCCTCGCTGGGGTATGTCGTCGCGACACACCAGCGCCTCGAGGACCACGGGCCCACGGTGTTCACGTATTACCAGCCGCTCGTGGACCATGAGCCACGTGTGGCGCGAGAGCGCCTGCTCGGCATGGAGCACCCGGCGTTCTGCGCCGAGGTGATGCGGGAGCTCGAGCCCGCGCACGACGGGCTCTCCGAGGCCATCGAACGCATCGACGTCTGGCGCTGGGGCCACGCCATGGTGCGCCCGCGTCCGGGGTTCATCTGGGGCCCGGAGCGCAGGAAGGCGGCCGAGCCGATGGGCCGGCTGCACTTCGCGCACTCGGATCTGTCGGGGGTGGGCCTGTTCGAGGAGGCGCAGGACCATGGGATCCGGGCGGCGGAAGAGGTGCTGCTTGCGCAGGGGCGGACGTTCGAGTCGATGCGTTGAGCAGGGGCAGGAAGAATCGGAGCGGGGGCACGAGCGGGAGCGGGGGCGGGGTGCCGGTTTGTGAACGCGATCGCGGTTGGTGAGTCGCTGGCATGCGCGTGCCAGCTGCGCTGGCGCTGGTGCGTGCAGCGCTCTTGGGAATGAGCTTGGGCGGGGACGCGAGCGATGTTCGGCGGAGGGAGTGTGGCACCGACTGTTGGCTTGGCACCTCGCGGCTGAGCTCGTGCGGCTCGTGTTCGAGATCCGCATCTCGGATGCAGATGACCGGCGCGAGGCGCGGCGGGCCGCCAAGAGCTGTGCACGAAACGTTGCCGAAGGGGCCGGGCGAACGTCTCGCGCTGATAAGGCTCGCGTGTACGCCATCGCTAGGGGCGAGTGCGGTGAGCGCGTCGCAAGTGTCGAGCTCGCCGCGGCCACCGGCGGGTGCTCCGCGGCCGACGTCGCGCGCGTGACCGCGCTCGGGAGTCGCCTCTCCGGCATGCTCTACCGGATGAGCTGGCTCGCCTCGACGTTTCCGCGCCGGCCTCGGCTCGGGGCTCCGCCGCTCCCGCCGCCGCGGCCCGCTCCGGCGGCCCGCTCCCCCCGCGTTTTCAGAACCCCAGACGCGTCTCAGGGAGCATGACTCTCTCGAGCCACGCTCCCTGCGACGACTTACTTACTCAGGTTGTCAGCTCAGAGAGCCTGAGACGAATTCGGCACAGCTGCACCGAGCAGCTCGACGAAGTACGAATCAGACCAGTTCGCCGAGGCGTTCGGCCACGTCGAAACGTAGGCGCTCGCCGCGGCGTTCTGCACGCCACCTGCCATCCACAACACGGTCGGATTGCCGATTGCGGCTCGGGAGAACGAGAACTCCACGTAGTCGCTGGTGCCGCCCGTGTAGCCGAGCGTGACCGGAACGGTCGCGTCGTCTGCCCAAGCGCTGCCCGACCACTTGCGGATCTTCGCAGTGCCGGTGTTGACCACCCACACCAGATGGTAGAGCGACTGGTGTACGACACCCGCGCGCGCTGGTCCGTCATCGGTGGTGGTGCCCGTCACGCCGAAGTACATGTCGACGGTCTGGGTCGAACCGAACGTGAAGCCCTTGTACCCGTAGAAGATGCTGGTGGCATTCCACGACAGGTAGCTGGTGAAGCCAGCACCAGCGGTGCTGAGCGCCTCAGCGGCTGCGGTGAAGTCGTTCGCACCATCGATGGTGATGGTGTGAGCGTAGGGGTTGAACGAGTAGGTCTTCTGCAGGGTCGACCAGGTCATGCCCGGTTTGCACGCGACGACCGAGACGTCGGTCGTGACGTTCAGGTTGGCGACGGGCTTGGCTCCACCGGTGCCGTAGTCCGTGCAGCTCCAACCGGTGCCCAGGTAGGTCATCAGGTTGGCGGCTCCACAGAAGTTCGGCTGAGGCGGAATGCTGGCAGCACCTTCCTTGTGACACAGGGTGTATCCACCACCGGCGATCGGCGCTGGGGTTACCGTCGCGGTCACGGCCTGCGGTGCGTTGTATGTCGTTGCCGGATCGGGTGCCAGCGTGATGGGTCCAACCTGGAGGTTGTACGTCTCGCTGGACAGTGCCGAGGCCGGCAGGCCGTTGTTGCTGCAGGTGACCATCTTCAGAGTTGCAGAGACCGGGATGAACGTCGTGCAACCTCCACCGCCTCCGCAGCCGACGATGGTCGAACCAAATCCGCAGGCCGTCGGCGTGCACGTCGGAGTGGTGCCGTCGAAGGTGTAGCAGAAGAAGTTCGTGTTCGTACCGTGGTACGCCGGGTGGTCGTTGTTCTGGATGGTGCTGGTCGGAGCGTTCTGCACCGTGCCAGAGACGTAGTCGTTGTACGTCCCGCCAACCGGAAGAATGACCGGAGCCTGCAAGAAGTACGAGTAGGTGAACGTGGCGACGTCCGACGGCGTCATCTGTGGCGAGCACGCGATGACCTTGATCGTCGTCTTGGTCGGGTCGACCATGTGGTACCCGGTTCCGAGCATCCCATTGCCACCACCCAGGCAGTCCGGGTTGGTGCCGTTGTTCGTCCAGTAGAACTGGACCGGGGTTGCCTGAACCGTGGCGGACTGCCAGGCGATGCTGGAGCCGATCGGTACCGAACCCGGGGCCGGCGAGCCGGTCGTCAGGGTCGGGGTCGCCACCTTGAGGACGTACGTCGCCGTGGTCGTGGCCGAGATGGTCTTGACCGCGCCCGGATCACAGGCCTTCGCCTTCACGCTCACGTTGGTGGCCTTGACCAGGTCGTTGAACACCAGGCTGTTGCCCGGGCCCGGCGACACGGCGACAGCGGCCGTGCAGGTCGTGGCCGCGTTGTTCGCCGCGCATGCTGCCGTGACCGACGGATCAGTGCCGTCCGTCGTGTAGCAGAGCTTGGCGGTGCGAGCCGTGTCCGAGTTCGCGATGGTCACGTCCACCCAGTCGTTCTGGGTGCTCGTGCCCGGCGTGATCACCGGAGCGGCCATGACGGACGCGGCCTGGTAGGCGGCGCTGCCGGGGGACGAGAGGAAGTTCGTTCCGCCCGTGCCGTCGTCACAACCAATGGCGGACAGCGTGCCGGGCGTCATGACGATGCCGTTGGCTGCGTTGCCGGCCACCTTGGTCAGACCCGAGGCGGTGCAGGTGCAGTCCGGCACGGCCGCGGTCTTGGAGTAGCAGATGAAGCTGTAGGCCTTGCCCGTGCTGCTCTGCGTGATGTTGACCGAGATGTTGCCGGTGCCCGAGTTGACCGGGGTGCCGGTCGGCGGGGTGAACTTCAGCGGGTCGAGCTGCAGCGTGTACGCCGGGCTGGTCGTCACGTCCGAAGCCACGTACTTGAGGCTGCAGGCGATGCTCTTCAGCACGGTGCCGGTCTTGTTGACCGTCATCGGGCTGCCAGCGGTGCCGGTGCACGCGCCTTGGGTTGCTCCACAAGCCGGGGTCGTGCCGTCTGCCGTGGTGCAGGTCCAGGGGGTTCCTGCGCCGGCGTTGGCCGAGTTGCCAATGACCACGGACTGGACGCTGTTGTACGACGCGCCATTCGGGGTCTGCGTCGGGGCAACCAGCTTCCAGCTGTAGTCGGCGGTGTAGATCGCCGAGCCCTTGTAACCAGCCTTGCAGGCGGCGAAGAGCCAGGTCTTGGCGCCGGTGGTGCTGGCGAACGCCCAGTTGACCGGGAGGTTGGCGCCGAGGTTGACGAGCGTGCCGCTGGTGCACGACGGCGGCGTGGCCGGGGTCGTGGTGAAGCGAGCCGTCACCGCGCCGGTGGTCGCCGACGAGAGCAGCGGGTTGTACGCCGTGCTCGTGGTGTCGAAGTCGTACTGGCCCGGGGGCGGTCCGTTCAGCTGCGGGGTCTCGACCTGCAGCGTGTACTTCTGCGCCGGCATCACGCCGTCTTTGGCAGTGCCCTTGCAAGCAACTGCGTTCACGGTCACTTCACCCGTGGCCGCATTGGTGACGCTGCCGTTGATCGGCACCTGAGTCTGCGAGTTGTAGGTCTGGGCCGTGCCCTGGCAGACGCCGTTGCTGCACGTCGGGGTCGAGCCGTCGAGCGTGAAGCAGATGGTCGCGCCGCCCGTGGTCGTGGTCAGCGACAACAGGAAGTCGTTGTTCTGCGTTCCGGCCGCCGGGTTGGGCGTGGGCGCTACGACGTCGGTACCTACCGGCGGCGTGATCGTGTACGTCTCGAAGGCAACCACGGAGTCCGTGAAGCCCGGAGCGTTACACATGGCGCGGATCGTGGTCGGCGCGCTGGTGTTGGTCACCGCGATGGCCGAGCTGTAAACCACGCTGTTCTGGTTCGGGTTCGTCCCGTCCGTCGTGTAGTAGATGGTCGCGCCCGCGGTGGTCGTCGAGATGACGACGCTCTGCGGGTTTGGATACGTACCGCCGACAGGAGCCATGGTCGGGGTCGCGCAGGGATTGTTCTGCGTGCCGCCCGTGCCGCCTGTGCCGCCGCCGCCCGAGCCGGCCACGCCGCCCGAGCCAGCCACGCCGCCCGAGCCAGCGATGCCGCCCGTGCCGCCGCCGCCCGAGCCGGCAATGCCGCCCGTGCCGCCGCCGCCGGTGCCGCCGCCGCCCGTGCCGCCGCCGCCCGTGCCGCCTACGCCCGTGCCGCCGGTGCCAGCATCCGGCTTCTTCGTCGTCGAAGAGCCGCCGTCATCGCCGCAACCGGTGGCCGCGCCACCGAGGGCCATGGTGCCCGCAACGGAGAGCGCGGCGAGAATCCGCACCTTCTCCAAACCCAAGAACGTTGGTTTCATTTAATCCCTGCCTCCATCGCGCGGCGGGCCCAGCTGCCAACCGCAAGCCGTCTACCACTAGTAGACAGCGCGGAGGCATACTGCGGTCTCGGCCACATCACAATAGACAAAGCGTCCGCAAATCTACCCGGTTGACTGGAGATGACCGGTGTCAAGTACGCGAAATGCATGGATCCGTAGGTTCGGGCGTGGAAGTTCCGTTGTTGAGCTGCCGTAACGGAAGCTCGCAAAATCTGGGGTCGTCGGCCGTGTCGCGCCCCAGATCATCGCGCTAATAGAGGAGCGGACCGATGCG
Coding sequences within:
- a CDS encoding FAD-dependent oxidoreductase; the encoded protein is MKVAVVGSGPSGLSAAWRLERAGLKDYVVLELESQPGGTSTYGTDGVVPHPWGAHYVPVPTSANRALVALLDEMGALDARGPDGEPRGREELLVREPEERVFVEGRWYEGLYPSAIASPEDLAELERFQQEIARWVRFRDARGRRAFALPLRQSSDDAEVTALDKLSAERWLADRGLTGAILRWWVEYACRDDYGLSLADTSAWAMLFYFCSRVPAARVESAPFIAWPEGNGRIVRHLAGVVGSRLSTGQLVADVVPGESEVELSVFDVGAGRLRRVVAEHVILALPKFVVARVLRPFRESPPAHLGAFEYGAWWVANLHLRRRPKSPGDGTAWDNVIYGGASLGYVVATHQRLEDHGPTVFTYYQPLVDHEPRVARERLLGMEHPAFCAEVMRELEPAHDGLSEAIERIDVWRWGHAMVRPRPGFIWGPERRKAAEPMGRLHFAHSDLSGVGLFEEAQDHGIRAAEEVLLAQGRTFESMR
- a CDS encoding four helix bundle protein, with the translated sequence MAWHLAAELVRLVFEIRISDADDRREARRAAKSCARNVAEGAGRTSRADKARVYAIARGECGERVASVELAAATGGCSAADVARVTALGSRLSGMLYRMSWLASTFPRRPRLGAPPLPPPRPAPAARSPRVFRTPDASQGA
- a CDS encoding chitobiase/beta-hexosaminidase C-terminal domain-containing protein, with translation MKPTFLGLEKVRILAALSVAGTMALGGAATGCGDDGGSSTTKKPDAGTGGTGVGGTGGGGTGGGGTGGGGTGGIAGSGGGGTGGIAGSGGVAGSGGVAGSGGGGTGGTGGTQNNPCATPTMAPVGGTYPNPQSVVISTTTAGATIYYTTDGTNPNQNSVVYSSAIAVTNTSAPTTIRAMCNAPGFTDSVVAFETYTITPPVGTDVVAPTPNPAAGTQNNDFLLSLTTTTGGATICFTLDGSTPTCSNGVCQGTAQTYNSQTQVPINGSVTNAATGEVTVNAVACKGTAKDGVMPAQKYTLQVETPQLNGPPPGQYDFDTTSTAYNPLLSSATTGAVTARFTTTPATPPSCTSGTLVNLGANLPVNWAFASTTGAKTWLFAACKAGYKGSAIYTADYSWKLVAPTQTPNGASYNSVQSVVIGNSANAGAGTPWTCTTADGTTPACGATQGACTGTAGSPMTVNKTGTVLKSIACSLKYVASDVTTSPAYTLQLDPLKFTPPTGTPVNSGTGNISVNITQSSTGKAYSFICYSKTAAVPDCTCTASGLTKVAGNAANGIVMTPGTLSAIGCDDGTGGTNFLSSPGSAAYQAASVMAAPVITPGTSTQNDWVDVTIANSDTARTAKLCYTTDGTDPSVTAACAANNAATTCTAAVAVSPGPGNSLVFNDLVKATNVSVKAKACDPGAVKTISATTTATYVLKVATPTLTTGSPAPGSVPIGSSIAWQSATVQATPVQFYWTNNGTNPDCLGGGNGMLGTGYHMVDPTKTTIKVIACSPQMTPSDVATFTYSYFLQAPVILPVGGTYNDYVSGTVQNAPTSTIQNNDHPAYHGTNTNFFCYTFDGTTPTCTPTACGFGSTIVGCGGGGGCTTFIPVSATLKMVTCSNNGLPASALSSETYNLQVGPITLAPDPATTYNAPQAVTATVTPAPIAGGGYTLCHKEGAASIPPQPNFCGAANLMTYLGTGWSCTDYGTGGAKPVANLNVTTDVSVVACKPGMTWSTLQKTYSFNPYAHTITIDGANDFTAAAEALSTAGAGFTSYLSWNATSIFYGYKGFTFGSTQTVDMYFGVTGTTTDDGPARAGVVHQSLYHLVWVVNTGTAKIRKWSGSAWADDATVPVTLGYTGGTSDYVEFSFSRAAIGNPTVLWMAGGVQNAAASAYVSTWPNASANWSDSYFVELLGAAVPNSSQAL